The Pseudomonas eucalypticola genome has a window encoding:
- the fliD gene encoding flagellar filament capping protein FliD encodes MSTSVNGVGSGIDIDSIVTALVTAQKTPKQDQIDTAKTTATTTLSAVSSLKSALSTFQTAMTDLNEAKSFAGLTATSSNSDNLTATVGTGAAAGTYSIKTTQLATSSKVATQYITSGTTFSAGTLTLTQGSSALGTIKVAANASLSTIRDSINTQLKSSGVTANIITDSTGQRLVISSSTTGASTDISVAASSGLESLAIDGSAETGSVATATKGGYVTAPTQDAEYTIDGLSMTSSTNDVSGAISGVDFTLVAASDTATTLTVDTNTDGLTTSINSFVSAYNTLMSSIDSLTSVTSSTDDDGNATTTGAALTSDSSVRNIVNSLRNALVGSSTNGGTISLLSQLGVSTQTDGTLKVDDDKLETALEANASSVEGFFTGTGGLITRMSASLDIYTQDNGLLDQRVDSLNDTLSDLATQQTTLDTRMTKYEATMMAKYNAMDTLVAQLNATSTSVMTTLNALNKTSSDS; translated from the coding sequence ATGAGTACTTCGGTAAACGGGGTAGGGTCGGGGATCGACATCGACTCCATTGTGACGGCGTTGGTAACGGCGCAGAAAACACCCAAGCAGGATCAGATCGACACCGCCAAGACCACCGCGACCACCACTTTGTCGGCGGTCAGTTCGTTGAAATCGGCGTTGTCGACGTTCCAGACGGCCATGACCGATCTGAACGAAGCCAAGTCGTTCGCGGGTCTTACCGCTACGTCATCCAATAGCGATAACTTGACGGCCACCGTGGGTACTGGTGCAGCCGCGGGCACCTATTCGATCAAAACCACGCAGTTGGCCACCAGCTCCAAGGTCGCTACCCAGTACATCACCAGTGGCACGACGTTTTCCGCCGGCACGTTGACGCTTACCCAGGGTTCCAGCGCGCTGGGTACGATCAAGGTGGCCGCCAATGCCAGCTTGTCGACCATCCGCGACAGCATCAATACCCAGCTCAAGTCCAGCGGCGTCACCGCAAACATCATCACTGACTCCACCGGTCAGCGCCTAGTCATCAGCTCCAGCACCACGGGTGCGAGTACAGACATCAGCGTTGCCGCATCGTCGGGACTTGAATCTCTGGCTATTGATGGCTCGGCCGAGACCGGTTCGGTCGCTACTGCTACCAAGGGCGGCTATGTCACCGCGCCGACCCAGGATGCGGAATACACCATCGACGGCCTGTCGATGACCAGCTCTACGAACGATGTGAGCGGTGCAATCAGCGGTGTCGACTTCACCCTGGTGGCTGCCAGCGACACGGCCACCACCTTGACGGTCGACACCAACACCGACGGTCTGACCACCTCGATCAACAGCTTCGTCTCTGCCTACAACACCCTGATGAGCTCGATCGACTCGCTCACCAGCGTAACCTCCAGCACCGACGACGATGGCAATGCCACCACCACCGGTGCGGCGCTGACCAGCGACTCCAGCGTACGCAACATCGTCAACAGCCTGCGTAACGCCCTGGTAGGCAGCTCCACCAACGGCGGCACCATCAGCCTGCTGTCGCAGTTGGGTGTGTCTACCCAGACCGACGGTACCCTGAAGGTCGACGACGACAAGCTGGAAACCGCGCTGGAAGCCAACGCTTCCTCGGTGGAAGGCTTCTTCACCGGCACCGGCGGCCTGATCACGCGCATGTCCGCGTCCCTGGATATCTACACCCAGGACAACGGCCTGCTCGACCAGCGCGTCGACTCGCTGAACGACACCCTGAGTGACCTGGCTACCCAGCAGACCACCCTGGACACGCGCATGACCAAGTACGAGGCCACCATGATGGCCAAGTACAACGCCATGGACACCCTGGTAGCGCAGCTCAACGCCACCAGCACCAGCGTAATGACCACCCTCAACGCCCTGAACAAGACCTCCTCCGACAGCTGA
- a CDS encoding flagellar protein FliT, which yields MSALEKIQATRQALETALVNEDWEAVTALDLDIRACLDGALADKTVDAQLLREHLEGLLVLYRQLVDVTSRARQSIASEMTQAKRGYEAAKVYNMARRASFMR from the coding sequence ATGAGTGCATTGGAAAAGATTCAGGCTACGCGACAGGCGCTGGAGACGGCGCTGGTGAATGAGGACTGGGAAGCCGTGACGGCCCTGGACCTGGACATCCGCGCCTGCCTGGACGGCGCGCTGGCCGACAAGACAGTGGACGCGCAGTTGCTGCGTGAGCACCTTGAAGGGCTGCTGGTGCTGTACCGTCAACTGGTGGACGTGACGTCGCGGGCTCGACAGTCCATCGCCAGTGAGATGACGCAGGCGAAGCGAGGGTATGAGGCCGCGAAGGTCTACAATATGGCCCGACGGGCTTCATTCATGCGTTAA
- a CDS encoding tetratricopeptide repeat protein, with protein MQSRTRQAEIQRISSALALAEKSQDSNTQLKLYQELARLAPNTALVHAQIAHLLFERELEQEAAQHVEVALAQPHDLKVDRLVFQHMCKLARYTAQVEQARAWFNEQPNLWRFKLLHEALNRIDAKEEMEALIHQVLEQPLQPAEQSQVLTLLAQLYFSQARYHDAIGCYQLGLELNPGNQTQLFNLAGSLEHVGRYEEAFKYYQKVLEIDPEHPGTHNNISLIMLRLGQFQQGWQHNEWRWKASQPEHAQHFSIPRWQGEPLEGKTLLVWAEQGIGDHIMFASMLKELQARGGTLHYEIYARLDELFKRSFEGVNFLRRDVQGEEQIEGKRMFKQSWPRADFQIPIGSLGGIFRNDLASFGAGTAFLTPDPEACAAYREKYARLFPGKRLIGLSWRGGKTMQTERQSRRAQVQDLLPLTALSNVQFIDLQYDSSPEEIAQMQAAGLPIYHDDTVDARLDMDPQASQVSVLDAVISVDNTAVHLAGALGIPTYVLVQLNPNFRWGMKEGRTYWYNSVQLFHNPALMGWQDPLGRIIQTLKTDGIV; from the coding sequence ATGCAGAGCAGAACCCGACAGGCCGAGATCCAGCGCATATCCAGCGCCTTGGCGCTGGCAGAAAAAAGCCAGGACAGCAATACACAGCTAAAGCTCTATCAAGAGCTCGCACGCCTGGCGCCCAACACCGCATTGGTCCATGCGCAGATTGCGCACTTGCTCTTCGAGCGCGAGCTGGAACAGGAGGCGGCGCAGCATGTGGAGGTTGCACTGGCGCAGCCTCATGACTTGAAAGTTGACCGCCTGGTGTTTCAGCACATGTGCAAACTGGCGCGGTATACGGCCCAGGTTGAACAAGCCCGCGCGTGGTTCAACGAGCAGCCAAACCTGTGGCGCTTCAAGCTGCTGCACGAGGCGCTGAACCGCATCGACGCCAAGGAAGAAATGGAAGCGTTGATCCATCAAGTGCTGGAACAACCGCTGCAGCCTGCCGAGCAGTCGCAGGTGCTGACGCTGCTGGCCCAGCTATATTTCAGCCAAGCGCGCTACCACGATGCCATTGGCTGCTATCAATTGGGGCTCGAACTGAACCCAGGTAACCAGACCCAACTGTTCAACCTGGCTGGATCCCTGGAGCACGTAGGCCGCTATGAGGAGGCTTTCAAGTACTACCAGAAGGTATTGGAAATCGACCCTGAGCACCCTGGCACCCATAACAACATTTCGCTGATCATGCTGCGCCTGGGCCAATTTCAGCAGGGCTGGCAACACAATGAGTGGCGCTGGAAGGCATCGCAACCCGAGCATGCGCAACATTTCAGTATCCCGCGCTGGCAGGGGGAACCGCTGGAAGGCAAGACCCTTCTGGTGTGGGCCGAGCAAGGCATTGGCGACCACATCATGTTCGCCAGCATGCTAAAGGAGTTGCAAGCACGCGGCGGAACGCTGCATTACGAGATCTATGCCCGCCTTGATGAACTGTTCAAGCGCAGCTTCGAAGGCGTCAACTTTCTGCGCCGCGATGTGCAGGGCGAGGAGCAGATAGAAGGCAAACGCATGTTCAAGCAAAGCTGGCCCCGGGCGGACTTCCAGATCCCGATTGGCAGCCTGGGCGGTATTTTTCGCAATGACCTCGCCAGTTTCGGCGCAGGCACCGCGTTTCTCACCCCTGACCCGGAAGCCTGCGCAGCCTACCGCGAGAAATACGCCAGACTGTTCCCGGGCAAGCGGTTGATCGGCTTATCCTGGCGCGGCGGCAAAACCATGCAGACCGAGCGCCAGAGCCGCCGGGCCCAGGTACAGGACCTGTTGCCGCTGACGGCGCTGTCCAACGTGCAGTTCATCGACTTGCAGTACGACAGTTCCCCCGAGGAAATCGCGCAGATGCAGGCCGCCGGGCTGCCCATTTATCACGATGACACCGTGGACGCACGCCTGGACATGGACCCACAAGCCTCGCAGGTCAGCGTGCTAGACGCGGTGATCAGCGTCGACAACACCGCGGTCCACCTCGCCGGCGCCCTCGGCATTCCGACCTACGTCTTGGTGCAGTTGAACCCCAATTTCCGCTGGGGCATGAAGGAAGGCCGGACCTATTGGTACAACAGCGTCCAGCTGTTCCACAACCCGGCGCTAATGGGCTGGCAAGACCCATTGGGGCGTATTATCCAGACCCTGAAGACAGACGGAATCGTCTAA
- a CDS encoding sigma-54 dependent transcriptional regulator encodes MWRETKILLIDDDSVRRRDLAVILNFLGEENLPCTSGDWQQVVDSLSSNREVLCVLVGTVNAPGTLQGLLKTIAGWDEFLPVLLLGDTAGGDLPEDLRRRVLSSLEMPPSYSKLLDSLHRAQVYREMYDQARERGRQREPNLFRSLVGTSRAIQHVRQMMQQVADTDASVLILGESGTGKEVVARNLHYHSKRRDAPFVPVNCGAIPAELLESELFGHEKGAFTGAITSRAGRFELANGGTLFLDEIGDMPLPMQVKLLRVLQERTFERVGSNKTQSIDVRIIAATHKNLESMIEVGTFREDLYYRLNVFPIEMAPLRERVEDIPLLMNELISRMEHEKRGSIRFNSAAIMSLCRHGWPGNVRELANLVERMAIMHPYGVIGVAELPKKFRYVDDEDEQLVDSLRSDLEERVAINGHTPDFTTGAMLPPEGLDLKDYLGGLEQGLIQQALDDANGIVARAAERLRIRRTTLVEKMRKYGMSRREGDDQTDD; translated from the coding sequence ATGTGGCGTGAAACCAAAATTCTGCTAATCGATGACGATAGCGTTCGCCGCCGGGATCTGGCGGTGATCTTAAATTTTCTCGGCGAAGAAAATTTGCCCTGCACCAGCGGAGACTGGCAGCAGGTGGTCGATTCGTTGTCGTCGAATCGGGAAGTGCTTTGCGTCCTCGTCGGGACTGTCAATGCCCCCGGTACCCTTCAAGGCTTGCTTAAGACCATCGCGGGATGGGATGAGTTCCTTCCCGTGTTGCTTTTAGGTGACACGGCGGGCGGCGACCTGCCCGAAGACCTGCGCCGGCGCGTGCTTTCCAGCCTGGAAATGCCGCCCAGCTACAGCAAATTGCTGGATTCGCTGCACCGTGCCCAGGTTTATCGCGAGATGTACGACCAGGCGCGCGAGCGTGGCCGTCAGCGTGAGCCGAACCTGTTCCGCAGCCTGGTGGGTACCAGCCGTGCCATCCAGCATGTGCGCCAGATGATGCAGCAGGTGGCCGACACTGACGCCAGCGTGCTGATCCTGGGCGAGTCGGGTACCGGCAAGGAAGTGGTGGCGCGCAACCTGCACTACCATTCCAAGCGCCGCGATGCGCCGTTCGTGCCGGTCAACTGTGGGGCCATTCCCGCCGAGTTGCTGGAAAGCGAACTGTTTGGCCACGAGAAGGGGGCGTTTACCGGGGCTATCACCAGCCGTGCCGGGCGTTTCGAATTGGCCAACGGCGGTACCCTGTTTCTCGACGAGATCGGTGACATGCCGTTGCCGATGCAGGTCAAGCTGCTGCGCGTGCTGCAGGAACGTACCTTCGAGCGCGTGGGCAGCAACAAGACCCAGAGCATCGACGTGCGCATCATCGCCGCCACGCACAAGAACCTGGAAAGCATGATCGAGGTCGGCACTTTCCGTGAAGACCTGTATTACCGCTTGAATGTGTTCCCCATCGAGATGGCGCCCTTGCGTGAGCGGGTGGAAGATATTCCGCTGCTGATGAACGAATTGATCTCGCGCATGGAGCACGAAAAGCGTGGTTCCATTCGTTTCAACTCGGCGGCCATCATGTCGCTGTGTCGTCATGGCTGGCCGGGCAACGTCCGTGAGCTGGCCAACCTGGTGGAGCGCATGGCGATCATGCACCCCTATGGGGTGATCGGCGTGGCCGAGCTGCCGAAGAAGTTTCGCTACGTCGACGACGAAGACGAACAGCTGGTGGACAGCCTGCGCAGCGACCTGGAAGAGCGTGTGGCTATCAACGGCCATACGCCGGACTTCACCACCGGCGCCATGCTGCCGCCCGAAGGCCTGGACCTCAAGGACTACCTGGGGGGGCTGGAGCAGGGCCTGATCCAGCAGGCGCTGGACGATGCCAACGGTATCGTGGCGCGCGCGGCCGAGCGCTTGCGCATCCGCCGAACCACCCTGGTGGAGAAGATGCGCAAATATGGCATGAGCCGTCGCGAGGGCGACGACCAGACAGATGATTGA
- a CDS encoding ketoacyl-ACP synthase III codes for MIGIKSIASYVPTGGVDNYAQGAKFGKEEDFILGKIGSAFLPRKDDAQETSDLCVEAAKALFANHPELNPESIDALIVVTQNGDEEGLPHTAAIVQAKLGLPTHVAAFDISLGCSGYVYGLYAMKGFMEAAGLKNGLLITADPYSKIVDPEDRNTAMLFGDAATVTWMGEDPVWTLGKSAFGTDGSGAAHLKVTDGLFFMNGRQVFNFALIKVPAHLQLLLETSGLTSDQIDAYCIHQGSAAIVDAVARRFEEAQPEKFVKDMLETGNTVSSSIPLLLEKHAFDNRWKRVAISGFGVGLSWGSAIIERP; via the coding sequence ATGATTGGCATTAAAAGTATCGCCAGCTACGTGCCCACAGGCGGCGTGGACAACTACGCCCAGGGCGCGAAATTCGGCAAGGAAGAGGACTTCATCCTCGGCAAGATCGGCTCGGCCTTCCTGCCGCGCAAGGACGATGCGCAAGAAACGTCCGACCTGTGTGTCGAGGCCGCCAAGGCCCTGTTCGCCAATCACCCCGAGCTCAACCCTGAATCCATCGATGCGCTGATCGTCGTCACCCAGAACGGCGACGAAGAAGGGCTGCCGCACACCGCTGCCATCGTCCAGGCCAAGCTGGGCCTGCCGACCCACGTGGCGGCGTTCGACATCTCCCTGGGCTGCTCGGGCTACGTTTACGGCTTGTACGCGATGAAAGGCTTCATGGAAGCCGCGGGCCTGAAAAACGGCCTGCTGATCACCGCCGACCCGTACTCCAAGATCGTCGACCCCGAAGACCGCAACACCGCCATGCTGTTCGGCGACGCCGCCACCGTCACCTGGATGGGCGAAGACCCCGTCTGGACCCTGGGCAAATCCGCCTTCGGCACCGACGGCAGCGGCGCGGCGCACCTGAAGGTCACCGACGGCCTGTTCTTCATGAACGGCCGCCAGGTCTTCAACTTCGCCCTGATCAAGGTGCCGGCGCACCTGCAACTGCTGCTGGAAACCTCGGGCCTGACCAGCGACCAGATCGATGCGTACTGCATCCACCAAGGCAGCGCGGCCATCGTCGACGCCGTGGCACGCCGGTTTGAAGAAGCCCAGCCGGAGAAGTTCGTCAAGGACATGCTGGAGACCGGTAATACCGTGTCGTCGAGCATTCCGTTGCTGCTGGAAAAGCACGCGTTCGACAACCGCTGGAAGCGCGTGGCGATCAGCGGGTTTGGCGTGGGCTTGTCGTGGGGCTCGGCGATTATCGAGCGGCCGTGA
- a CDS encoding flagellin: protein MALTVNTNIASLSVQKNLTASSNALTTSMTRLSTGLRINSAKDDAAGSQISNRLTSQVNGLDVAVKNAQDANSIATAAEGALQESTSILQRMRELSLQSANGSNSSEDQSALNQEFKSMTAELTRISKTTTFGGGSSGIKLLDGTAGNSGTLTFQVGANANETVSFTLSDMGASALKGTSSLAVVSTGAIAASAAATIASSSLTIGGVEVDIASGSTMSDVVAAINTNVSGVTATLDSAGTGIVLTSGSDIASIGATGDFTAIASTAVTSSAFTVQQLNINTASGAQKATQVIDAALKQIDTQRSSLGAIQNRLDSTISNLQNVSESATAARSTIQDVDFAAETAEMTKQQTLQSAATAVLAQANQLPSAVLKLLQ from the coding sequence ATGGCTCTTACCGTCAACACTAACATTGCCTCTCTGTCGGTTCAAAAGAACCTGACCGCTTCTTCCAACGCTCTGACCACCTCCATGACCCGTCTGTCGACCGGTCTGCGTATCAACAGCGCCAAAGACGACGCCGCTGGTTCGCAAATCTCCAACCGCCTGACCTCCCAGGTCAACGGTCTGGACGTGGCGGTCAAGAACGCCCAGGACGCCAACTCGATCGCAACCGCCGCTGAAGGCGCGCTGCAAGAATCGACCAGCATCCTGCAGCGTATGCGTGAACTGTCCCTGCAGTCGGCTAACGGCAGCAACAGCAGCGAAGACCAATCGGCCCTGAACCAAGAGTTCAAGTCGATGACCGCTGAATTGACCCGTATTTCCAAGACCACCACCTTCGGCGGCGGCTCCTCGGGCATCAAGCTGTTGGACGGTACTGCTGGCAACTCCGGCACCCTGACCTTCCAGGTTGGCGCCAACGCCAACGAAACCGTTTCCTTCACCCTGAGCGACATGGGCGCTTCGGCTCTGAAAGGTACCTCGTCCCTGGCAGTCGTCAGCACTGGCGCCATCGCTGCTTCGGCCGCCGCCACCATCGCCTCTTCGTCTCTGACCATCGGTGGCGTAGAAGTGGACATCGCTTCGGGTTCGACCATGAGCGACGTGGTTGCTGCGATCAACACCAACGTCAGCGGCGTGACCGCCACCCTGGACAGCGCCGGTACCGGTATCGTCCTGACCTCGGGTAGCGACATTGCTTCCATCGGTGCTACCGGTGACTTCACTGCCATCGCTTCGACCGCAGTGACTTCTTCGGCCTTCACCGTGCAGCAACTGAACATCAACACTGCCTCGGGCGCTCAGAAAGCCACCCAGGTCATCGATGCCGCCCTGAAGCAGATCGATACTCAGCGTTCCTCGCTGGGTGCCATCCAGAACCGTCTGGACAGCACCATCTCGAACCTGCAGAACGTATCGGAAAGCGCCACCGCTGCCCGTTCGACCATCCAGGACGTGGACTTCGCGGCCGAAACCGCCGAGATGACCAAGCAGCAAACCCTGCAGTCGGCAGCCACCGCTGTACTGGCCCAGGCCAACCAGCTGCCTTCCGCTGTACTGAAACTGCTGCAATAA
- a CDS encoding flagellar protein FlaG — MDLNLNVPAVDARTLGTRSVGSAAVQPQAAKAVGNDDLGGQPQSLDQAVSSLNDYMKVSHRDLDFSVDSDTGIQVVKVVASDTGEVIRQIPSEVALKLAQSLKDGNTSLFDGWA, encoded by the coding sequence ATGGACCTCAATCTCAATGTTCCAGCTGTCGACGCCCGTACTCTCGGCACGCGTTCCGTTGGCAGCGCTGCAGTTCAGCCGCAGGCAGCCAAGGCTGTCGGCAATGATGACCTGGGCGGGCAGCCGCAGTCGCTTGACCAGGCCGTCAGCAGTCTCAACGATTACATGAAGGTCTCGCACCGCGACCTGGATTTCTCCGTGGATTCCGATACCGGCATCCAGGTGGTCAAGGTAGTGGCCAGCGATACCGGCGAAGTCATTCGGCAGATTCCTTCGGAAGTGGCATTGAAGCTGGCGCAAAGTCTCAAGGACGGCAACACCTCGTTGTTCGATGGATGGGCTTGA
- the fliS gene encoding flagellar export chaperone FliS, whose product MNRMAALRQYRNVNTQSEMVDASPHRLIQLLMEGGLSRIAQARGCMERGELAQKGVLLSKAQNILAGLRDGLDFEKGEALAVNYAQLYDYMTRRLVEANRVNSVEMLDEVSGLLLTVKMGWDAIDPANAAPAAP is encoded by the coding sequence ATGAACCGCATGGCCGCGCTTCGACAGTATCGAAACGTCAACACCCAATCGGAAATGGTCGATGCGTCCCCTCATCGCTTGATCCAGTTGTTGATGGAGGGTGGCCTGAGCCGTATCGCTCAGGCGCGTGGGTGCATGGAGCGGGGTGAGCTGGCGCAGAAGGGCGTGTTGCTGAGCAAGGCGCAGAACATTCTCGCCGGCCTGCGCGATGGCCTGGACTTTGAAAAAGGCGAAGCGCTGGCGGTCAATTACGCCCAGCTTTACGACTACATGACTCGGCGCCTGGTGGAAGCCAACCGCGTCAACAGCGTGGAAATGCTCGACGAAGTCAGCGGCTTGCTGTTGACTGTGAAGATGGGCTGGGACGCCATCGATCCCGCCAACGCGGCACCGGCTGCGCCATGA